Proteins from one Streptomyces sp. 840.1 genomic window:
- a CDS encoding succinate dehydrogenase/fumarate reductase iron-sulfur subunit, which yields MKLTLRVWRQKNADAPGAMSTYRVEGISRDMSFLEMLDTLNEELILEGDDPVAFDHDCREGICGACSLVINGDAHGPERTTTCQLHMRSFEDGDTIDIEPWRASAFPVVKDLVVDRSAFDRIIQAGGYISAPTGTAPDAHATPVPKPDAEFAFEHAECIGCGACVAACPNGSAMLFTSAKVNHLNVLPQGAPERETRVLDMVGQMDSEGFGGCTLAGECATACPKGIPLPSISAMNKEWLRATRKVHR from the coding sequence ATGAAGCTCACCCTGCGCGTCTGGCGCCAGAAGAACGCCGACGCCCCCGGCGCCATGTCCACCTACCGGGTGGAGGGCATCTCCCGGGACATGTCGTTCCTGGAGATGCTCGACACCCTCAACGAGGAACTCATCCTGGAGGGCGACGACCCCGTCGCCTTCGACCACGACTGCCGCGAGGGCATCTGCGGCGCGTGCAGCCTGGTCATCAACGGCGACGCCCACGGCCCGGAGCGCACCACCACGTGCCAGCTCCACATGCGGTCCTTCGAGGACGGCGACACCATCGACATCGAGCCGTGGCGGGCCTCGGCCTTCCCGGTCGTCAAGGACCTGGTCGTGGACCGTTCCGCCTTCGACCGGATCATCCAGGCCGGCGGCTACATCTCCGCCCCGACCGGTACGGCACCGGACGCGCACGCGACACCCGTGCCCAAGCCGGACGCCGAATTCGCCTTCGAGCACGCGGAGTGCATCGGCTGCGGTGCCTGCGTCGCGGCCTGCCCCAACGGCTCCGCGATGCTGTTCACCTCGGCGAAGGTCAACCACCTGAACGTGCTGCCGCAGGGCGCCCCCGAGCGCGAGACCAGGGTCCTGGACATGGTCGGGCAGATGGACAGCGAGGGCTTCGGCGGCTGCACCCTCGCCGGGGAGTGCGCCACGGCCTGTCCGAAGGGGATCCCGCTGCCGTCGATCTCCGCGATGAACAAGGAGTGGCTGCGGGCGACCCGCAAGGTCCACCGCTGA
- a CDS encoding glycosyl hydrolase family 18 protein codes for MRRPRTVAAVLSALATAVASAGLVLGSGVGAQAAATAATPLPAHVFAPYFEAYNGDSPAALSQASGAKYLTMAFVQTEAKGSCTPYWNGDSSTPIAQSEFGADFTTIRSRGGDVIPSFGGYAADNAGTEIADSCTSVDSIAAAYEKVITTYDVSRLDMDIEDNSLTNKAGIDRRNQAIKKVQDWAAANGRSVQISYTLPTTTSGLAASGLAVLKSAVANGAKVDVVNLMTFDYYDGASHNMAQDTQTAITGLKGQLAKLYPTKTEAQLWGMTGIIEMPGIDDYGPAETFTTADATAVYDWAVSKGVSTLSFWALQRDNGGCPGTGGSDTCSGIAQDTWYFSHTFAPFTTGGGTGPVTDDYSVAVAPGSATVAPGGSATATVNTSVTSGSAKTVALTTSGAPAGVTATLSPTSVTAGGTSALKVTASASAAPGTYKITVTGAAGTLSHAAVFTLTVSGPGGGTGSLVNGDFETGALGPWTCESGGSVVSTPVHGGSHALAAAATASQTGECTQTLTLSPNTKYTLSGWVQGSYGYLGVKGGATASTWGSSSGYAKQSVAFTTGASGAVTVYLHGWYGQGTVYGDDLAVTS; via the coding sequence ATGAGACGTCCAAGAACAGTCGCCGCCGTCCTGAGCGCCCTGGCCACGGCCGTCGCGTCCGCAGGCCTGGTCCTCGGATCAGGCGTCGGCGCACAGGCCGCCGCGACCGCCGCCACTCCCCTGCCCGCGCACGTCTTCGCCCCGTACTTCGAGGCGTACAACGGAGACAGCCCGGCCGCTCTCTCACAGGCGTCCGGCGCCAAGTACCTGACGATGGCCTTCGTCCAGACCGAGGCCAAGGGTTCCTGCACCCCGTACTGGAACGGCGATTCGAGCACGCCGATCGCCCAGTCCGAGTTCGGCGCCGACTTCACGACCATCCGGTCGCGGGGCGGCGATGTGATTCCGTCGTTCGGCGGGTACGCGGCCGACAACGCCGGCACCGAGATCGCCGACAGCTGCACGAGCGTCGACTCCATCGCCGCCGCGTACGAGAAGGTCATCACGACCTACGACGTGTCCCGCCTCGACATGGACATCGAGGACAACTCGCTCACCAACAAGGCCGGGATCGACCGCCGCAACCAGGCCATCAAGAAGGTCCAGGACTGGGCCGCCGCCAACGGCCGCTCGGTGCAGATCTCGTACACCCTGCCCACCACGACCAGTGGTCTGGCCGCCAGCGGGCTCGCCGTGCTCAAGAGCGCGGTGGCCAACGGGGCCAAGGTCGACGTCGTGAACCTGATGACGTTCGACTACTACGACGGCGCCTCGCACAACATGGCCCAGGACACCCAGACGGCCATCACCGGTCTGAAGGGCCAGCTGGCCAAGCTCTACCCGACGAAGACCGAGGCGCAGCTGTGGGGCATGACCGGCATCATCGAGATGCCGGGCATCGACGACTACGGCCCCGCCGAGACGTTCACCACGGCCGATGCCACCGCGGTCTACGACTGGGCCGTCTCCAAGGGGGTCAGCACCCTGTCGTTCTGGGCGCTCCAGCGCGACAACGGCGGCTGCCCCGGCACCGGCGGCAGCGACACCTGCTCCGGGATCGCGCAGGACACCTGGTACTTCAGTCACACGTTCGCGCCCTTCACCACCGGCGGCGGCACGGGCCCGGTGACGGACGACTACTCGGTGGCCGTCGCCCCCGGTTCGGCGACGGTCGCGCCCGGCGGCTCGGCCACGGCGACCGTGAACACCTCGGTCACCTCGGGCAGCGCCAAGACCGTGGCGCTGACGACGAGCGGGGCGCCGGCCGGTGTGACGGCAACGCTCAGCCCGACGTCGGTCACCGCGGGCGGCACGTCGGCCCTGAAGGTCACCGCCTCGGCGTCGGCGGCGCCCGGCACGTACAAGATCACGGTGACCGGCGCGGCGGGCACGCTGAGCCACGCGGCGGTCTTCACACTGACGGTCTCCGGTCCCGGGGGCGGCACCGGCTCGCTGGTGAACGGCGACTTCGAGACGGGTGCGCTCGGCCCCTGGACCTGTGAGTCCGGCGGCTCGGTCGTCTCCACCCCGGTGCACGGCGGCTCCCACGCGCTCGCCGCGGCGGCCACCGCCTCGCAGACCGGCGAGTGCACGCAGACGCTCACGCTGTCCCCCAACACCAAGTACACGCTGAGCGGCTGGGTGCAGGGCAGCTACGGCTACCTCGGCGTCAAGGGCGGGGCCACGGCGAGCACCTGGGGCTCCTCCAGCGGTTACGCCAAGCAGTCGGTGGCCTTCACCACCGGGGCCAGTGGCGCGGTGACGGTGTATCTGCACGGCTGGTACGGGCAGGGCACGGTCTACGGTGACGACCTCGCCGTGACGTCCTGA
- a CDS encoding excinuclease ABC subunit UvrA, translated as MPTPHDPYVRVRGAREHNLRNVRVDIPRDTLTVFTGVSGSGKSSLAFGTIYAEAQRRYFESVAPYARRLIHQVGAPAVGEITGLPPAVSLEQRRSAPGARSSVGTVTTLSNSLRMLFSRAGTYPPGAGRLDSDAFSPNTAAGACPRCHGLGRVHRTTEELLVPDPSLSIRDGAIAAWPGAWQGKNLRDVLDALGYDVGRPWSELDPADREWILFTDEQPVVTVHPVRDAGRIQRPYQGTYMSARRYVMHTFADSRSRALRAKAERFLTSEPCPVCEGGRLRPEAMAVTFAGRTIAELAGLPLTALTEVLASAGSGETARVLTEDLLARIEPVTELGLGYLSLDRTAPTLSSGELQRLRLATQLRSGLFGVVYVLDEPSAGLHPADTESLLGVLGRLKEAGNTVFVVEHQMDVVRRADWLVDVGPLAGEHGGRVLHSGPPAGLAEVAESATRRFLFDDTPAPAREVREPGGWLRLHGVERHNVRGVDAAFPLGVFTAVTGVSGSGKSTLVGQVLADVLADRRAPAEAEADQPRERPAPGCASAEGLAAVDRLVQVDQKPIGRTPRSNLATYTGLFDVVRKLFAATDTAVERGYRAGRFSFNVAGGRCETCQGEGFVSVELLFLPSTYAPCPDCHGARYNPQTLEVTLRGLNIAQVLDLTVESAAGFFAGTPAAERSLRTLLDVGLGYLRLGQPATELSGGEAQRIKLAAELQRARRGHTLYLLDEPTTGLHPADVEVLMRQLHGLVDAGSTVVVVEHDMAVVAGADWVIDLGPGGGDRGGRIVATGPPAEVARAEGSRTAAYLRASLHLD; from the coding sequence CGCAACGTCCGGGTCGACATCCCGCGCGACACGCTCACCGTCTTCACCGGCGTCTCCGGCTCCGGGAAGTCGTCGCTGGCCTTCGGGACGATCTACGCGGAGGCCCAGCGCCGCTACTTCGAGTCCGTCGCCCCGTACGCCCGGCGGCTGATCCACCAGGTCGGCGCACCCGCGGTGGGCGAGATCACCGGGCTGCCGCCGGCCGTCTCGCTGGAGCAGCGCCGCTCGGCGCCGGGTGCGCGGTCCTCCGTGGGGACGGTGACCACGCTGTCCAACTCGCTGCGGATGCTGTTCTCCCGGGCCGGGACGTATCCGCCGGGCGCCGGGCGGCTGGACTCCGACGCGTTCTCGCCGAACACCGCCGCAGGGGCCTGTCCGCGGTGTCACGGGCTCGGCCGGGTCCACCGCACCACCGAGGAACTGCTGGTCCCCGATCCCTCGCTGTCCATCAGGGACGGCGCGATCGCCGCCTGGCCGGGGGCCTGGCAGGGCAAGAACCTTCGCGATGTGCTGGACGCCCTCGGGTACGACGTCGGCCGGCCGTGGAGCGAGCTGGACCCGGCCGACCGGGAGTGGATCCTGTTCACCGACGAGCAGCCGGTGGTGACGGTCCATCCGGTGCGCGACGCGGGGCGGATCCAACGCCCCTACCAGGGTACGTACATGAGCGCGCGGCGCTATGTGATGCACACGTTCGCCGATTCCAGGAGCCGGGCCCTGCGGGCGAAGGCCGAACGCTTCCTGACCAGCGAGCCGTGCCCGGTCTGCGAGGGCGGCCGGCTGCGGCCGGAGGCCATGGCCGTCACGTTCGCCGGCCGTACGATCGCGGAGCTGGCGGGCCTCCCGCTGACCGCGCTCACCGAGGTGCTGGCGTCGGCCGGCAGCGGTGAGACGGCGCGGGTGCTGACGGAGGATCTGCTGGCCCGGATCGAACCGGTCACCGAACTCGGTCTCGGCTACCTCAGCCTGGACCGCACGGCTCCCACCCTCTCCTCCGGCGAGTTGCAACGACTGCGGCTGGCCACGCAGTTGCGGTCGGGGCTGTTCGGCGTCGTCTACGTCCTGGACGAGCCGTCCGCCGGTCTGCACCCGGCGGACACCGAGTCGCTGCTCGGGGTGCTCGGCCGGCTGAAGGAGGCCGGGAACACGGTCTTCGTCGTGGAGCACCAGATGGACGTGGTGCGGCGGGCGGACTGGCTGGTCGACGTGGGGCCGCTGGCCGGTGAGCACGGGGGCCGGGTACTGCACAGCGGCCCGCCGGCCGGTCTCGCCGAGGTCGCGGAGTCGGCGACCCGCCGCTTCCTGTTCGATGACACGCCCGCCCCGGCGCGCGAGGTGCGGGAGCCCGGCGGGTGGCTGCGGCTGCACGGCGTGGAGCGGCACAACGTGCGCGGCGTGGACGCCGCCTTCCCGCTCGGCGTGTTCACCGCCGTCACCGGGGTCTCGGGGTCGGGCAAGTCGACGCTGGTGGGCCAGGTCCTCGCGGACGTCCTGGCCGACCGGCGGGCCCCGGCCGAGGCGGAGGCCGATCAGCCGCGCGAACGGCCCGCACCGGGGTGCGCGTCGGCCGAGGGGCTGGCGGCGGTGGACCGCCTCGTCCAGGTCGACCAGAAGCCCATCGGCCGTACGCCCCGTTCCAACCTGGCCACGTACACCGGGCTGTTCGACGTCGTGCGCAAGCTGTTCGCCGCGACGGACACGGCGGTGGAGCGCGGCTACCGGGCCGGGCGGTTCTCGTTCAACGTGGCGGGCGGGCGGTGCGAGACCTGCCAGGGCGAGGGGTTCGTCTCCGTCGAGCTGCTCTTCCTGCCCAGTACGTACGCGCCCTGCCCGGACTGTCACGGCGCGCGGTACAACCCGCAGACCCTCGAAGTCACCCTGCGAGGGCTGAACATCGCCCAGGTGCTGGATCTCACCGTGGAGTCGGCGGCCGGTTTCTTCGCCGGCACGCCCGCCGCCGAGCGCAGTCTGCGGACCCTGCTCGACGTGGGGCTCGGCTATCTGCGGCTCGGGCAGCCGGCGACCGAGCTCTCCGGCGGCGAGGCGCAGCGGATCAAGCTGGCCGCTGAGCTCCAGCGCGCCCGCCGGGGTCATACGCTGTACCTGCTGGACGAGCCGACGACGGGTCTGCATCCGGCCGATGTCGAGGTCCTGATGCGGCAGTTGCACGGGCTGGTCGACGCGGGCAGCACGGTGGTGGTCGTCGAGCACGACATGGCCGTGGTCGCGGGCGCCGACTGGGTGATCGACCTCGGGCCCGGCGGTGGCGACCGCGGCGGCCGGATCGTGGCGACGGGGCCGCCGGCCGAGGTGGCTCGGGCTGAGGGCAGCCGGACGGCGGCGTACCTCCGGGCCTCGCTCCACCTCGACTGA